In Daphnia magna isolate NIES linkage group LG5, ASM2063170v1.1, whole genome shotgun sequence, a single genomic region encodes these proteins:
- the LOC116924033 gene encoding ATP-binding cassette sub-family G member 1 isoform X2 — protein sequence MSGTFKSGQLTAILGPSGAGKSSLMNILSGLKTKGVDGRIEISGVERDLKMFCKQSAYIEQYDHLLPHLSVEEYMDAAARLKLGKGVSDDERKSKIESIVKTLGLSSSKKTRISCLSGGERKRLSIGLELFDDPYFLFLDEPTSGLDSSSSLQCVGLLREIARRGRTVVTTIHQPNSHLLDHFDHLYIVAGGSCIYQGPVKSLVPYLQTFNLQCPKYHNPADFVMDVASGDYGDVLPQLVCGVDNGRLIYNESSALLCTADSLDTEENRLKYTNLEDHGTNKSKQLSYAMPFHNQVAILLERTWRTIWREKMLTKVRFATHVVFGIFFGLVYQSVGNDAGAVLNNIGLLYFSLVFIVFTSAMPTVVTFPLERRVVFREHQNHWYSLKAYYFAKLLVDIPFQIVFPTVFLAIFYLMSNQPMSMDRFSMLLCITICISLVGQGIGLVAGAVFDIQSAAFLAPVCAIPFLLFGGFFINLSAIPSYLSWMTYVSFFRYGFEGSMLSIYDYNRPPLNCSQPYCHYRLPDKLLEKYDMADSSYYLCIVGMLVYFVVLRLAGYVFLRLKLKSMH from the exons ATGAGTGGCACTTTCAAGTCCGGTCAACTTACTGCTATTTTGGGACCATCTGGTGCGGGTAAATCGTCTTTAATGAACATTCTATCCGGTTTAAA AACGAAAGGAGTCGATGGCAGAATCGAGATTAGTGGTGTGGAACGGGACTTAAAAATGTTCTGTAAACAGTCAGCATATATCGAGCAATACGATCATCTGTTACCACATTTGAGCGTTGAGGAGTATATGGATGCTGCTGCTCGTCTAAAATTAGGAAAAGGCGTCTCCGACGATGAAAGGAAGTCAAAG ATTGAGTCGATAGTGAAAACACTAGGATTATCTAGCAGTAAGAAAACGCGCATTTCTTGCTTATCCGGTGGTGAACGTAAACGACTATCAATCGGGCTGGAATTGTTTGATGATCCGTATTTTCTATTCTTGGATGAACCAACTAG TGGATTGGACAGCTCTTCGAGTTTGCAGTGTGTAGGATTGCTTCGTGAAATCGCCAGAAGAGGTCGAACT GTTGTAACAACCATCCATCAGCCAAATTCGCATCTATTGGACCATTTCGATCATCTATACATAGTTGCAGGTGGATCATGCATCTACCAGGGACCAGTCAAATCTTTAGTGCCCTATCTACAGACATTTAATTTACAGTGCCCTAAATATCATAACCCTGCCGATTTTG TGATGGACGTAGCTTCGGGAGACTACGGTGACGTATTACCACAGTTGGTGTGCGGCGTTGATAATGGCCGTTTGATTTACAACGAGAGTTCAGCCCTTTTATGTACTGCGGACTCTTTGGATACTGAAG AAAACAGATTAAAATATACAAACCTAGAGGATCACGGAACGAATAAGAGCAAACAACTATCATACGCCATGCCATTCCACAATCAAGTTGCCATTTTGCTTGAACGAACCTGGCGAACTATTTGGAGAGAGAAG ATGCTGACGAAAGTGCGTTTTGCAACTCACGTTGTTTTTGGCATCTTCTTTGGATTGGTGTACCAGTCAGTAGGGAACGATGCTGGCGCTGTACTAAATAATATCGGACTACTCTACTTCAGTCTAGTGTTCATAGTCTTTACCTCTGCCATGCCAACTGTCGTGACct TTCCACTTGAAAGACGAGTAGTGTTTCGAGAACATCAGAATCATTGGTACAGCCTCAAAGCCTATTACTTTGCTAAGCTGTTGGTCGACATCCCGTTCCAGATTGTTTTTCCTACGGTATTTTTGGCGATTTTCTATTTGATGAGCAATCAACCGATGAGCATGGATCGTTTCAGTATGCTCTTGTGCATCACCATCTGCATATCTCTAGTCGGACAAGGCATCGGATTGGTTGCTGGTGCAGTTTTCGATATTCAATCAGCTGCCTTCCTCGCACCAGTATGCGCTATTCCGTTTCTCCTCTTTGGTGGCTTCTTTATCAACTTAAGCGCCATCCCGTCTTACTTGAGCTGGATGACTTACGTCAGTTTCTTCCGTTACGGTTTTGAAGGATCAATGTTGTCGATTTACGATTATAACCGTCCGCCATTAAATTGCTCTCAACCTTACTGTCATTATCGTTTGCCCGACAAGTTGTTGGAAAAGTACGACATGGCTGACAGTTCATATTATTTATGTATCGTTGGCATGTTAGTTTATTTTGTCGTTTTGCGCCTGGCCGGGTATGTTTTCTTGCGTTTGAAGCTTAAGAGTATGCATTGA
- the LOC116924033 gene encoding ATP-binding cassette sub-family G member 1 isoform X1 — MDVIETPERCALATKESQINMSLGITFHNVCYTAEKGKKAKNILHQMSGTFKSGQLTAILGPSGAGKSSLMNILSGLKTKGVDGRIEISGVERDLKMFCKQSAYIEQYDHLLPHLSVEEYMDAAARLKLGKGVSDDERKSKIESIVKTLGLSSSKKTRISCLSGGERKRLSIGLELFDDPYFLFLDEPTSGLDSSSSLQCVGLLREIARRGRTVVTTIHQPNSHLLDHFDHLYIVAGGSCIYQGPVKSLVPYLQTFNLQCPKYHNPADFVMDVASGDYGDVLPQLVCGVDNGRLIYNESSALLCTADSLDTEENRLKYTNLEDHGTNKSKQLSYAMPFHNQVAILLERTWRTIWREKMLTKVRFATHVVFGIFFGLVYQSVGNDAGAVLNNIGLLYFSLVFIVFTSAMPTVVTFPLERRVVFREHQNHWYSLKAYYFAKLLVDIPFQIVFPTVFLAIFYLMSNQPMSMDRFSMLLCITICISLVGQGIGLVAGAVFDIQSAAFLAPVCAIPFLLFGGFFINLSAIPSYLSWMTYVSFFRYGFEGSMLSIYDYNRPPLNCSQPYCHYRLPDKLLEKYDMADSSYYLCIVGMLVYFVVLRLAGYVFLRLKLKSMH; from the exons ATGGATGTCATAGAAACACCGGAAAGATGTGCCCTAGCAACCAAGGAAAGCCAGATTAATATGTCCTTGGGCATAACTTTCCATAATGTTTGCTACACAGCGGAGAAAG gcaaaaaagcaaaaaatattCTGCACCAAATGAGTGGCACTTTCAAGTCCGGTCAACTTACTGCTATTTTGGGACCATCTGGTGCGGGTAAATCGTCTTTAATGAACATTCTATCCGGTTTAAA AACGAAAGGAGTCGATGGCAGAATCGAGATTAGTGGTGTGGAACGGGACTTAAAAATGTTCTGTAAACAGTCAGCATATATCGAGCAATACGATCATCTGTTACCACATTTGAGCGTTGAGGAGTATATGGATGCTGCTGCTCGTCTAAAATTAGGAAAAGGCGTCTCCGACGATGAAAGGAAGTCAAAG ATTGAGTCGATAGTGAAAACACTAGGATTATCTAGCAGTAAGAAAACGCGCATTTCTTGCTTATCCGGTGGTGAACGTAAACGACTATCAATCGGGCTGGAATTGTTTGATGATCCGTATTTTCTATTCTTGGATGAACCAACTAG TGGATTGGACAGCTCTTCGAGTTTGCAGTGTGTAGGATTGCTTCGTGAAATCGCCAGAAGAGGTCGAACT GTTGTAACAACCATCCATCAGCCAAATTCGCATCTATTGGACCATTTCGATCATCTATACATAGTTGCAGGTGGATCATGCATCTACCAGGGACCAGTCAAATCTTTAGTGCCCTATCTACAGACATTTAATTTACAGTGCCCTAAATATCATAACCCTGCCGATTTTG TGATGGACGTAGCTTCGGGAGACTACGGTGACGTATTACCACAGTTGGTGTGCGGCGTTGATAATGGCCGTTTGATTTACAACGAGAGTTCAGCCCTTTTATGTACTGCGGACTCTTTGGATACTGAAG AAAACAGATTAAAATATACAAACCTAGAGGATCACGGAACGAATAAGAGCAAACAACTATCATACGCCATGCCATTCCACAATCAAGTTGCCATTTTGCTTGAACGAACCTGGCGAACTATTTGGAGAGAGAAG ATGCTGACGAAAGTGCGTTTTGCAACTCACGTTGTTTTTGGCATCTTCTTTGGATTGGTGTACCAGTCAGTAGGGAACGATGCTGGCGCTGTACTAAATAATATCGGACTACTCTACTTCAGTCTAGTGTTCATAGTCTTTACCTCTGCCATGCCAACTGTCGTGACct TTCCACTTGAAAGACGAGTAGTGTTTCGAGAACATCAGAATCATTGGTACAGCCTCAAAGCCTATTACTTTGCTAAGCTGTTGGTCGACATCCCGTTCCAGATTGTTTTTCCTACGGTATTTTTGGCGATTTTCTATTTGATGAGCAATCAACCGATGAGCATGGATCGTTTCAGTATGCTCTTGTGCATCACCATCTGCATATCTCTAGTCGGACAAGGCATCGGATTGGTTGCTGGTGCAGTTTTCGATATTCAATCAGCTGCCTTCCTCGCACCAGTATGCGCTATTCCGTTTCTCCTCTTTGGTGGCTTCTTTATCAACTTAAGCGCCATCCCGTCTTACTTGAGCTGGATGACTTACGTCAGTTTCTTCCGTTACGGTTTTGAAGGATCAATGTTGTCGATTTACGATTATAACCGTCCGCCATTAAATTGCTCTCAACCTTACTGTCATTATCGTTTGCCCGACAAGTTGTTGGAAAAGTACGACATGGCTGACAGTTCATATTATTTATGTATCGTTGGCATGTTAGTTTATTTTGTCGTTTTGCGCCTGGCCGGGTATGTTTTCTTGCGTTTGAAGCTTAAGAGTATGCATTGA
- the LOC116924033 gene encoding ATP-binding cassette sub-family G member 1 isoform X3, translating into MDVIETPERCALATKESQINMSLGITFHNVCYTAEKGKKAKNILHQMSGTFKSGQLTAILGPSGAGKSSLMNILSGLKTKGVDGRIEISGVERDLKMFCKQSAYIEQYDHLLPHLSVEEYMDAAARLKLGKGVSDDERKSKIESIVKTLGLSSSKKTRISCLSGGERKRLSIGLELFDDPYFLFLDEPTSGLDSSSSLQCVGLLREIARRGRTVVTTIHQPNSHLLDHFDHLYIVAGGSCIYQGPVKSLVPYLQTFNLQCPKYHNPADFVMDVASGDYGDVLPQLVCGVDNGRLIYNESSALLCTADSLDTEENRLKYTNLEDHGTNKSKQLSYAMPFHNQVAILLERTWRTIWREKMLTKVRFATHVVFGIFFGLVYQSVGNDAGAVLNNIGLLYFSLVFIVFTSAMPTVVTFPLERRVVFREHQNHWYSLKAYYFAKLLVDIPFQIVFPTYALVHHHLHISSRTRHRIGCWCSFRYSISCLPRTSMRYSVSPLWWLLYQLKRHPVLLELDDLRQFLPLRF; encoded by the exons ATGGATGTCATAGAAACACCGGAAAGATGTGCCCTAGCAACCAAGGAAAGCCAGATTAATATGTCCTTGGGCATAACTTTCCATAATGTTTGCTACACAGCGGAGAAAG gcaaaaaagcaaaaaatattCTGCACCAAATGAGTGGCACTTTCAAGTCCGGTCAACTTACTGCTATTTTGGGACCATCTGGTGCGGGTAAATCGTCTTTAATGAACATTCTATCCGGTTTAAA AACGAAAGGAGTCGATGGCAGAATCGAGATTAGTGGTGTGGAACGGGACTTAAAAATGTTCTGTAAACAGTCAGCATATATCGAGCAATACGATCATCTGTTACCACATTTGAGCGTTGAGGAGTATATGGATGCTGCTGCTCGTCTAAAATTAGGAAAAGGCGTCTCCGACGATGAAAGGAAGTCAAAG ATTGAGTCGATAGTGAAAACACTAGGATTATCTAGCAGTAAGAAAACGCGCATTTCTTGCTTATCCGGTGGTGAACGTAAACGACTATCAATCGGGCTGGAATTGTTTGATGATCCGTATTTTCTATTCTTGGATGAACCAACTAG TGGATTGGACAGCTCTTCGAGTTTGCAGTGTGTAGGATTGCTTCGTGAAATCGCCAGAAGAGGTCGAACT GTTGTAACAACCATCCATCAGCCAAATTCGCATCTATTGGACCATTTCGATCATCTATACATAGTTGCAGGTGGATCATGCATCTACCAGGGACCAGTCAAATCTTTAGTGCCCTATCTACAGACATTTAATTTACAGTGCCCTAAATATCATAACCCTGCCGATTTTG TGATGGACGTAGCTTCGGGAGACTACGGTGACGTATTACCACAGTTGGTGTGCGGCGTTGATAATGGCCGTTTGATTTACAACGAGAGTTCAGCCCTTTTATGTACTGCGGACTCTTTGGATACTGAAG AAAACAGATTAAAATATACAAACCTAGAGGATCACGGAACGAATAAGAGCAAACAACTATCATACGCCATGCCATTCCACAATCAAGTTGCCATTTTGCTTGAACGAACCTGGCGAACTATTTGGAGAGAGAAG ATGCTGACGAAAGTGCGTTTTGCAACTCACGTTGTTTTTGGCATCTTCTTTGGATTGGTGTACCAGTCAGTAGGGAACGATGCTGGCGCTGTACTAAATAATATCGGACTACTCTACTTCAGTCTAGTGTTCATAGTCTTTACCTCTGCCATGCCAACTGTCGTGACct TTCCACTTGAAAGACGAGTAGTGTTTCGAGAACATCAGAATCATTGGTACAGCCTCAAAGCCTATTACTTTGCTAAGCTGTTGGTCGACATCCCGTTCCAGATTGTTTTTCCTACG TATGCTCTTGTGCATCACCATCTGCATATCTCTAGTCGGACAAGGCATCGGATTGGTTGCTGGTGCAGTTTTCGATATTCAATCAGCTGCCTTCCTCGCACCAGTATGCGCTATTCCGTTTCTCCTCTTTGGTGGCTTCTTTATCAACTTAAGCGCCATCCCGTCTTACTTGAGCTGGATGACTTACGTCAGTTTCTTCCGTTACGGTTTTGA